From Salvelinus namaycush isolate Seneca chromosome 24, SaNama_1.0, whole genome shotgun sequence, one genomic window encodes:
- the smim8 gene encoding small integral membrane protein 8, translating into MASGSDKDAPKEGNFRIPGLRGAKTTTLFRAVNPELFIRPNKPVMAFGLITITLCVGYLGYLHATKDNDQQLYEAIDSEGEKNMRRKTSKWD; encoded by the exons ATGGCATCTGGTAGCGATAAGGATGCTCCGAAAGAAGGGAATTTCAGGATTCCTGGCCTGAGAGGAGCGAAGACCACCACACTTTTCCGAGCTGTTAACCCTGAGCTCTTCATTAGACCA AACAAGCCTGTGATGGCCTTTGGACTTATAACTATCACATTGTGTGTGGGCTACCTGGGCTACCTTCACGCCACCAAAGATAACGACCAGCAGCTGTATGAAGCTATTGACAGTGAAGGGGAGAAGAACATGAGGAGGAAAACCTCGAAATGGGACTGA
- the znf292b gene encoding zinc finger protein 292b, giving the protein MADEEAEQGSAHTHSSATITALREKLQELAIALKNSTESPTQSSSQYCQDFCQTLVEYAGRWRMEEDPLPLVEVYTVALLSYAQASPCLSSQCENVPLVLERLSLSCVELLLSLPEHFPGALWEEFQSSVQVKCKILQENGITQLSLLSTVAQETGVWTNGTLRSLLSNESPQTEKVHKFLELEGPILLELRVKHLIKENYMERAALLAKACAEYPEFEGKGHFKQMYLVCLCAVSAQEPLMEELSNVDCRDALEMICNLESEGDERGAFSLCSAFLTRQLLQGDTYCAWELTLFWSKLLKRLESSEETFLDRCRQMSMLSKTVFHILFLIKVIQSEVDKVGLPVCVDMCIRALQLESSDVNTKATICKTISCLLPTDLEVKRACQLTEFLLEPTVDSYYSVETLYNEPDQKLEEENLPVPNSLRCELLLVFKTQWAFDPEFWDWKTLKRHCLTLMGKEASIVSSIDLLNDNESPEATEEEDTAQGEEGFRDVTDCFIDTTHELNEIADKRQKNRETKKLREKGFISARFRNWQAYMQYCVLCDKEFLGHRIVRHAQTHYKNGLYSCPICAETFTSKDTLEPHVASHVKLSCKERLAAIKTNKKLANPKTAAPVIAALKAKTENQLWTKDANGESQEHNGQSLQTEMVQTKVSGLKTESSTEENTCPIANCKKGFKYFRNLLVHVKAHGENNEAKRFLEMQSKKVICQYCRRQFVNVTHLNDHLQVHCGVRPYICIQLNCKACFLSNTELLVHREEHVIFKARCMFPRCGKIFNEAYKLYDHESQHYKTFTCKVPNCGKVFHSQSQLDLHQEEHVTKEEEDPATDSDLSHSLDQRMLSDQASFSEEVEASHPPASVAVKHSIHNLLSASQGPVQNDRRYMNNSEPQEKELYPCSESSVIRSTRNAQMHDPNQLRRRPQDPSVAVAYDYMRPKSQPHNPLASYQDTGDLHHALHANVLQGQDQGLLKGGSYGSMNYNSDYRVPVQVQHQQHPHMSVNMSAASQTSNYLSTPMPQTLPYASHTLLPLVTHLPATGCRTENSITQCPLPSTPAPQQSPLPSTPAPQQHPLPTALAPPQGQKERHHCALETCDRNYSSYKSVTKHMKAVHPEFYTEWKLAKKEIREQEKVEKARKATPSSVPLIGNHNYVAPLQHQQANVAPVPVHRQNVIQPPQYPNSHHSYASHSAAVQSQAFPNQMDNILDPIVLSQLGNNPNQYAPPSMPWLQTPGNNQIQNCYASQVYPSNIQGMPQMDAVGGGMDVYVIPSRHMMGSNMERPAESLQPSPMDNSLQPVFPSYMDILKDSSLSNQLENAAPSYKPQSQNNPGSKSRGLQKTNMESHFAPAGNLLAKSNSKSQDVTINSGDAKNQMGKKVKRNKRTKWPAIIKDGKFICSRCGRGFTNPKSLGGHLSKRAHCKAFDETELLTADLPSSFLDLLNSEQLLNTQPPPSSLYNPTAPFANDGEQPDDILKQIMDTPNIPNVFEPLAIPQPTFQNACCLYGPGGRLPESTVIQHTGNIQVKNENESYRDGYLPQSCDPGFGSSAFSDPLLFQMLAENNPTVSLHRLPTDHIDHLLRSETLTKMKEVKGTSDSVSNSGGLSNDGLLAAMASLAQNLMTNPMLQITSPDPPPQQSSAATSSELAETQRKSTEQNVKKRLREQILTGDFQRRSSLSQASSTDTNASLSPVSSNPATNVVQHFGAHQSPQPSTTIDHGIPSVSSAQMNGTASMQSFTNFREASSQHHEATAPTSIVANDVDLGPNLTPVNQQHWMVDIQTALERLDLDKQVCDIAPTYSSTKPNGTYISNDTESFRPNVLIEKDTQIPDGCLKPFACESDNCTYRTMTKCAILKHLTKTHNYTNEMINLIKKDHGKFAPFSCQMCDKTFTRNSNLRAHCQTAHRLTQQEIAQLKMKCQSSNTVGFVNNDDKPSVHSDPPLSGQMVTAPHSITEDITRQYSLPDVNQNQDGTGNNLFASGERTKQEYHSQQQTSRGMANPRFNDNSLSMGMQPMQRIPMHDQTVTPLMPTSEYQMNAHCSTIPQVPLMTAPDTDQWSNGQNIPVPSMPSHYSQQSGGYLTDRAASMTPASSDPLQVCGPSLDTSPKVKQQRGPKPKVEISKKTKEKKSEANNAFSPYRPYRCVHQGCAAAFTIQHNLILHYRAVHQSALSTCEIQNDEPAEKKDIKQERVMDEEPEGEVNQLTEFRCQVSDCSRVFQDVPNLLQHYLQLHKFSLDKAGSLMSNINLGRFSCDQQGCTTSFTAFWKYIGHIEKEHDKAKLSKMESVDGMFQCDVDGCDHAYATKSNLLRHTMKKHHDLYKLQLMSQQKSEDLGKPSSKNSHYQLTKSSDGKENIESNKKITEKGGDKKKTDKTEKNHWTKYGKPSLKTKDEASAMCIKKSTLQYPCMIKGCDSVMKSERSIMKHYMGHGLSERYLEEQRSHFIFCKKYPRRRNPRSARSDDSKSETTSEISDSEDTADTGLEGSEYDEYSKPALRRRGQGGLSDTKPSYDETSETVSDSSVVVKRKRGRPRKSNLEKIVKRKRVSRLTRSNAVYCGENGSDYDSSSTVLTQDEMNDQSETLTSFKPMGFEMSFLKFLEQSNPPKNSIKKKIQLGNATVLCKRSDAYLHYPKGFDTLEFRNPQKLTSLNNVKIVVDKAFSDVADILLKQLQEMRPTVILEK; this is encoded by the exons acTCTGGTGGAGTATGCTGGTcgatggaggatggaggaggaccCACTGCCCTTGGTGGAGGTGTACACAGTGGCTCTGCTGAGCTATGCCCAGgcttccccctgcctctcctcccaaTGTGAAAACGTTCCCCTCGTACTTGAAAGGCTCTCACT GAGCTGTGTGGAGCTGCTGCTCTCCCTTCCAGAACACTTCCCAGGTGCCTTGTGGGAAGAGTTCCAATCATCTGTTCAGGTAAAGTGCAAAATT CTGCAGGAGAATGGCATCACACAGCTGTCCCTCCTGTCTACCGTGGCCCAGGAGACTGGTGTGTGGACCAACGGCACCCTGCGCAGTCTCCTCTCTAACGAGTCGCCACAAACAGAGAAAG TTCATAAGTTCCTTGAACTGGAAGGACCCATTCTGTTGGAGCTGAGAGTAAAGCACCTTATCAAGGAGAACTACATGGAGAGGGCTGCACTGCTGGCAAAAGCATGTGCAGAGTATCCTGAGTTTGAAGGAAAAGGGCACTTTAAGCAGATGTATCTTGTCTGCTTGTGTGCCGTTTCAGCACAGGAACCACTAATGGAGGAG CTCTCCAACGTGGATTGCCGCGATGCACTAGAAATGATCTGTAACCTGGAGTCAGAAGGGGATGAGAGGGGAGCCTTCAGCCTATGCTCGGCTTTTCTGACACGACAGCTTCTCCAAGGAGACACTTACTGTGCATG GGAGCTGACACTGTTTTGGAGCAAACTGCTGAAGCGGTTAGAGTCGTCTGAAGAGACTTTCCTGGACAGATGTCGTCAGATGTCTATGCTGTCCAAAACAGTATTCCACATCCTCTTCCTCATCAAAGTCATTCAATCAGAA GTGGACAAGGTTGGACTGCCAGTGTGCGTTGACATGTGCATACGGGCTCTACAGTTGGAATCAAGTGACGTAAACACCAAGGCCACCATTTGCAAAACCATCTCCTGTTTGCTGCCCACTGATCTGGAGGTAAAGCGCGCCTGCCAGCTGACAGAGTTCCTCCTGGAACCCACAGTGGACTCCTACTACTCCGTGGAGACTCTCTACAACGAACCAGACCAGAAGCTGGAGGAAGAGAATCTTCCCGTGCCCAACTCACTCCGCTGTGAGCTTCTGCTGGTGTTCAAGACCCAGTGGGCTTTTGACCCCGAGTTCTGGGACTGGAAGACACTGAAGCGTCACTGCCTGACCCTTATGGGCAAGGAGGCCTCCATTGTGTCCTCCATTGACCTGCTGAATGACAATGAGAGCCCAGAGGCCACTGAGGAGGAGGACACAGCCCAGGGTGAGGAAGGATTCAGAGACGTCACAGACTGCTTTATTGACACCACACATGAACTGAATGAAATAGCCGATAAAAGACAGAAAAACCGAGAGACAAAgaaactgagagagaaagggttCATCTCGGCCAGGTTTAGAAACTGGCAGGCATATATGCAGTACTGTGTTCTGTGTGACAAGGAGTTTCTGGGTCACAGGATTGTACGTCATGCTCAGACTCACTACAAAAATGGACTTTATAGCTGCCCGATATGTGCTGAGACCTTCACCTCAAAAGACACATTGGAACCACACGTGGCATCACACGTAAAGCTATCATGCAAGGAAAGACTAGCTGcaattaaaacaaataaaaaattggCTAATCCCAAAACGGCTGCTCCTGTTATAGCAGCTCTGAAAGCTAAGACTGAAAATCAACTTTGGACAAAAGATGCAAATGGCGAATCTCAAGAACACAATGGGCAGTCGCTTCAGACAGAAATGGTTCAGACCAAAGTCTCTGGACTTAAGACAGAAAGCAGCACTGAGGAAAACACATGCCCTATTGCGAACTGCAAAAAGGGATTCAAGTATTTCCGAAATCTTCTTGTCCATGTGAAAGCACATGGAGAAAACAATGAAGCCAAGCGCTTCCTTGAAATGCAGAGCAAAAAGGTGATTTGTCAATATTGTCGTCGCCAGTTTGTTAATGTCACCCACCTTAACGATCATTTGCAAGTACACTGTGGTGTCAGACCTTACATTTGCATACAGTTGAACTGCAAGGCCTGCTTCCTATCCAACACAGAGCTGCTTGTGCACAGGGAAGAACATGTCATATTTAAAGCCAGATGCATGTTTCCTAGATGTGGAAAGATTTTCAATGAAGCCTATAAGCTTTACGACCATGAGTCACAGCATTACAAAACGTTCACCTGCAAAGTCCCTAACTGTGGGAAAGTGTTCCATTCTCAGTCACAGTTGGATCTGCACCAGGAGGAACATGTCACAAAAGAGGAGGAAGACCCAGCCACAGACTCCGACCTTTCTCATTCTCTGGACCAGAGGATGCTTTCTGATCAGGCTTCCTTCTCAGAGGAGGTTGAGGCTTCTCATCCACCAGCATCTGTTGCGGTGAAGCACTCGATACACAACCTGCTGAGCGCTTCTCAAGGTCCTGTTCAGAATGATCGACGATACATGAATAACAGTGAGCCGCAAGAAAAGGAACTTTACCCATGTTCAGAAAGCTCTGTGATTCGGTCGACCAGAAATGCACAAATGCACGACCCAAATCAACTGAGACGTAGACCCCAAGACCCCTCAGTGGCGGTTGCATATGACTATATGAGACCCAAATCACAGCCACATAATCCATTAGCTTCATACCAAGATACTGGGGATTTGCACCATGCCTTACATGCAAATGTGTTACAAGGTCAGGACCAGGGTTTGCTGAAAGGGGGAAGTTATGGATCCATGAACTACAATTCGGACTACAGAGTACCAGTGCAAGTACAACATCAACAGCATCCACACATGTCTGTTAACATGTCAGCAGCAAGCCAGACCTCCAATTACCTGTCAACTCCAATGCCTCAAACTCTCCCATATGCATCTCATACACTTCTTCCACTAGTCACTCATTTGCCAGCCACTGGTTGCAGAACAGAGAATTCAATAACACAGTGCCCGTTACCAAGCACTCCTGCCCCACAGCAGAGCCCATTACCAAGCACTCCTGCCCCACAGCAACACCCATTACCAACGGCTCTTGCCCCACCCCAAGGACAGAAAGAAAGACACCACTGTGCTTTGGAGACATGCGATCGCAACTACAGCTCCTACAAAAGTGTTACCAAGCACATGAAAGCAGTTCACCCAGAGTTTTATACAGAATGGAAACTTGCTAAAAAAGAAATCAGGGAACAAGAAAAAGTTGAAAAGGCCAGGAAAGCTACCCCATCGAGtgtgcctctgattgggaaccataactaTGTTGCTCCACTACAACATCAACAGGCTAATGTTGCCCCAGTCCCAGTTCATAGGCAGAATGTCATTCAGCCACCCCAGTACCCAAACTCACACCACTCCTATGCGTCCCATTCAGCTGCTGTCCAAAGCCAGGCTTTTCCCAATCAAATGGACAACATCTTAGATCCAATTGTACTCTCCCAGCTAGGAAACAACCCCAATCAATATGCACCACCTAGTATGCCATGGCTACAAACACCGGGAAACAACCAAATCCAGAATTGTTACGCCTCCCAAGTATACCCTTCAAACATTCAAGGGATGCCACAAATGGATGCTGTCGGTGGAGGAATGGATGTTTATGTTATTCCGTCCCGTCATATGATGGGATCTAATATGGAAAGACCAGCAGAGTCACTCCAACCATCACCTATGGATAATAGTCTCCAGCCTGTTTTCCCGTCTTACATGGACATTCTGAAAGACTCAAGTCTTTCAAATCAACTGGAAAATGCTGCACCTTCCTACAAACCACAGTCTCAAAATAATCCAGGTTCTAAAAGTAGAGGATTGCAGAAAACCAACATGGAATCCCACTTTGCCCCTGCAGGAAACTTGCTAGCAAAAAGCAACAGTAAATCTCAAGATGTCACGATAAACTCTGGAGATGCAAAGAATCAGATGGGCAAAAAAGTCAAGCGTAACAAAAGAACAAAGTGGCCTGCCATTATTAAAGATGGTAAATTCATTTGCTCTAGGTGTGGTAGAGGATTTACAAATCCCAAATCACTTGGAGGCCATTTATCCAAGCGTGCACACTGCAAAGCTTTTGATGAGACTGAACTCCTGACAGCAGACTTGCCTTCATCATTTCTTGATCTTCTGAATTCAGAGCAACTTCTCAATACTCAGCCCCCGCCATCTTCACTGTATAACCCTACTGCACCATTTGCAAATGATGGCGAACAACCTGATGACATTCTTAAACAAATTATGGATACTCCAAATATTCCCAATGTGTTTGAGCCCTTAGCAATTCCCCAGCCAACATTCCAAAATGCATGCTGCCTCTACGGACCTGGTGGACGCTTGCCAGAAAGTACAGTTATACAGCACACAGGAAATATCCAAGTGAAGAATGAAAATGAGTCTTATAGAGATGGTTATCTTCCACAGTCATGTGACCCTGGATTTGGAAGCAGTGCATTCTCTGATCCACTTCTCTTTCAGATGCTTGCAGAAAACAACCCTACGGTTTCACTTCACAGACTTCCCACTGACCATATTGATCATTTACTCAGATCAGAAACACTAACGAAGATGAAAGAAGTAAAGGGAACTTCTGATTCTGTCTCCAATTCAGGAGGGCTGTCTAATGATGGACTTCTGGCTGCAATGGCCAGTTTGGCACAAAATCTTATGACAAACCCCATGTTGCAGATCACTTCACCAGACCCTCCGCCTCAACAAAGTTCAGCAGCAACAAGTAGTGAACTGGCAGAGACACAGAGGAAGAGTACAGAACAGAATGTCAAGAAAAGATTGCGTGAACAGATTTTAACTGGAGACTTCCAAAGAAGAAGCAGTTTATCTCAGGCAAGCAGCACTGACACAAATGCCAGTTTGAGTCCGGTGTCATCCAATCCAGCAACCAATGTTGTACAACATTTTGGAGCTCATCAAAGTCCTCAGCCTTCCACGACGATTGATCACGGAATCCCCTCTGTGTCCTCTGCCCAAATGAACGGAACCGCATCCATGCAGAGTTTCACTAATTTCAGAGAGGCTTCCTCTCAACACCATGAGGCTACTGCACCTACCAGCATTGTTGCAAATGATGTTGATCTTGGTCCCAATCTAACACCTGTAAACCAACAGCACTGGATGGTGGACATTCAGACTGCATTAGAGAGGCTAGACTTAGACAAACAGGTCTGTGATATTGCTCCAACATATTCCTCCACAAAACCTAACGGCACATATATTTCCAATGACACTGAGTCATTCAGGCCTAACGTCTTAATAGAGAAGGACACACAGATTCCTGACGGCTGTTTGAAGCCGTTTGCCTGTGAGAGTGACAACTGCACTTACAGGACCATGACAAAatgtgccattttaaaacacctCACCAAGACTCACAATTACACCAATGAGATGATCAATTTGATTAAGAAAGACCATGGGAAATTTGCTCCGTTCTCTTGTCAAATGTGTGATAAAACTTTTACCCGGAATTCAAACCTTAGGGCACACTGTCAGACAGCTCACAGATTGACACAGCAGGAGATTGCTCAACTAAAAATGAAGTGCCAGTCAAGCAACACGGTTGGATTTGTTAATAACGACGATAAGCCAAGTGTGCATTCAGATCCTCCTTTGTCTGGTCAGATGGTCACAGCTCCCCACTCAATAACAGAGGATATTACACGTCAATATTCACTCCCGGATGTTAACCAAAATCAGGATGGGACTGGAAACAACTTGTTTGCTTCAGGAGAAAGGACAAAGCAAGAATACCACTCACAACAGCAGACTTCTCGAGGCATGGCTAACCCGAGATTTAATGATAACAGTCTCTCCATGGGAATGCAGCCAATGCAAAGGATACCCATGCATGATCAGACAGTGACTCCGTTGATGCCAACGTCTGAATATCAAATGAATGCACACTGCTCAACAATACCCCAAGTCCCCTTAATGACTGCTCCTGATACAGATCAATGGTCAAACGGACAAAACATACCAGTTCCTTCTATGCCTAGTCATTACAGTCAACAGTCTGGAGGCTATCTGACAGACAGAGCTGCTTCAATGACACCAGCTTCGTCAGATCCCCTTCAGGTTTGTGGTCCCTCGCTAGATACGTCACCCAAAGTCAAGCAGCAGAGAGGACCAAAGCCTAAAGTTGAAATTTCCAAGAAGACGAAAGAGAAGAAGTCTGAGGCAAATAATGCTTTCAGTCCATACAGGCCATATCGCTGTGTTCATCAAGGATGTGCAGCAGCCTTCACCATTCAGCATAATTTAATCCTCCATTACAGGGCTGTCCATCAGTCTGCTCTGTCCACGTGTGAAATTCAAAATGATGAACCGGCTGAGAAAAAAGACATCAAGCAGGAGAGAGTTATGGATGAGGAACCAGAGGGTGAAGTCAACCAGCTAACGGAATTCCGATGTCAAGTGAGCGACTGCTCGAGAGTATTCCAAGATGTCCCCAACCTGTTACAGCATTACCTCCAGCTTCACAAGTTCAGCCTGGATAAAGCAGGATCTCTAATGTCCAACATCAACCTAGGCAGATTCAGTTGTGATCAGCAAGGGTGCACAACGTCCTTCACTGCTTTCTGGAAGTATATAGGACATATTGAAAAAGAACACGACAAGGCAAAACTATCCAAAATGGAATCTGTGGATGGGATGTTCCAATGTGATGTTGATGGCTGTGACCACGCTTATGCTACAAAGTCAAACCTGCTGAGGCACACCATGAAAAAGCATCATGACCTTTACAAACTCCAACTGATGAGCCAACAGAAAAGTGAAGATCTTGGGAAACCCAGCTCCAAGAATTCCCATTACCAACTGACTAAATCAAGTGATGGGAAAGAAAACATAGAGAGCAACAAAAAGATTACAGAGAAGGGAGGTGACAAAAAGAAAACTGACAAGACGGAAAAAAATCATTGGACTAAATATGGAAAACCTTCCTTGAAAACTAAGGATGAAGCATCTGCGATGTGCATAAAGAAGTCCACCTTGCAATACCCTTGCATGATAAAGGGCTGTGATTCAGTGATGAAGTCCGAACGGAGCATCATGAAGCACTACATGGGGCACGGACTGTCCGAGCGATACTTAGAAGAGCAGAGAAGCCACTTCATATTCTGCAAGAAATACCCCCGACGTAGGAACCCTCGGTCTGCCAGGAGCGATGACTCCAAGTCTGAGACAACCTCCGAGATATCCGACAGTGAGGACACAGCAGACACGGGCCTAGAAGGAAGTGAGTATGATGAGTATTCAAAACCCGCCTTACGGAGAAGGGGGCAGGGCGGACTGTCTGACACCAAACCCTCGTATGATGAAACTTCAGAAACCGTATCTGATAGCTCTGTGGTGGTGAAACGCAAGAGAGGGCGACCACGGAAAAGTAATTTAGAAAAAATTGTCAAACGCAAGAGAGTGTCCAGACTGACTAGGAGTAATGCAGTTTACTGTGGAGAAAATGGATCAGACTACGACTCCTCTAGCACTGTCCTTACCCAGGATGAAATGAATGATCAAAGTGAAACATTGACCTCCTTTAAGCCCATGGGATTCGAGATGTCTTTCTTAAAGTTCTTGGAGCAGTCAAACCCACCTAAAAATTCTATAAAGAAGAAGATTCAACTAGGGAACGCTACAGTGTTGTGCAAAAGGTCAGATGCATATTTGCATTACCCAAAAGGCTTTGATACCCTTGAGTTCAGGAACCCTCAGAAGCTGACATCTCTTAACAATGTGAAAATTGTAGTAGACAAAGCCTTTTCAGACGTTGCTGATATTCTGCTAAAGCAGCTCCAGGAAATGCGACCCACAGTGATATTAGAAAAATAG